From a region of the Paenibacillus sp. FSL R10-2734 genome:
- the purF gene encoding amidophosphoribosyltransferase yields MSYEIKTGKEQETPILWTGDFYNEGTGSGDIFDTLKEECGVFGVFGHPEAASMSYYGLHALQHRGEESAGICVADGRDFNYHRGMGLVKEVFDKDKIASLVGDMSIGHVRYSTSGDSRLTNAQPLIFKYRDGDLAIATNGNIVNEPLIRKQLEQSGSIFQTTSDTEVLAHLIARSPKDFVEAAKDALKQLVGGFAFLLMTNDKLIVASDSHGLRPLVMGRIGDAYIFASESCALEVIGARLVRDIEPGELLVLDKNGLLEDRFTEPKRKALCAMEYIYFSRPDSDMNGANLHTARKRMGSRMALEAFVDADLVTGVPDSSISAAIGFAEQTGIPYELGLIKNKYTGRTFIQPSQELREQGVKMKLSAVRSVVDGKRVVMIDDSIVRGTTSRRIVNLLREAGAVEVHVRITSPPFKNPCFYGIDTPDRRDLIASYKTIAEMCEEINADSLAFLSPEGLISSIGGHNKDDYKGGLCLSCFDNDYPTQVDFGGAEKDGCSC; encoded by the coding sequence ATGTCTTATGAAATAAAGACCGGGAAAGAGCAGGAGACCCCTATCCTGTGGACTGGTGACTTTTACAATGAAGGAACGGGCTCGGGAGATATTTTTGACACATTAAAAGAAGAATGCGGCGTTTTCGGGGTCTTCGGACACCCGGAAGCGGCGTCCATGTCTTATTACGGCTTGCACGCCTTACAACACCGCGGGGAAGAAAGTGCGGGCATCTGCGTAGCAGACGGCCGTGATTTCAACTATCACCGTGGAATGGGGTTAGTAAAAGAAGTATTCGACAAGGACAAAATTGCCTCACTAGTAGGAGACATGTCCATTGGGCATGTGCGTTATTCCACTAGCGGTGATAGCCGTTTAACCAACGCACAGCCACTGATATTTAAATATCGTGACGGAGATTTAGCGATTGCTACGAACGGTAACATTGTTAACGAACCGTTGATTCGAAAACAGCTGGAGCAAAGTGGATCGATCTTCCAAACTACGAGTGATACAGAAGTGCTGGCGCATCTGATTGCGCGTTCGCCAAAGGATTTTGTTGAAGCGGCTAAGGATGCGCTAAAACAACTGGTTGGCGGGTTTGCTTTTCTGCTCATGACGAATGACAAATTAATTGTCGCTTCGGATTCCCATGGTTTGCGTCCGCTTGTAATGGGACGGATCGGCGATGCCTATATTTTTGCTTCTGAATCTTGCGCCTTAGAAGTAATCGGAGCTCGGCTGGTTCGCGATATCGAACCTGGCGAACTGCTCGTGCTCGATAAAAATGGCCTCTTAGAAGATCGTTTTACCGAGCCCAAACGTAAAGCGCTGTGCGCGATGGAGTATATTTACTTCTCTCGCCCAGACAGTGATATGAATGGTGCTAACCTACACACCGCGCGTAAGCGGATGGGTAGCCGAATGGCATTAGAAGCTTTCGTAGATGCTGACCTCGTAACTGGTGTACCGGATTCAAGTATCTCGGCAGCGATTGGATTTGCGGAGCAGACGGGCATTCCTTATGAGCTTGGGCTCATTAAGAACAAGTACACAGGCCGGACCTTCATCCAGCCGAGCCAAGAACTGCGTGAGCAAGGTGTGAAAATGAAGCTAAGCGCCGTGCGAAGTGTGGTGGATGGCAAACGTGTTGTCATGATCGATGATTCCATCGTGCGTGGTACGACTTCACGCCGAATCGTCAATCTGCTTCGCGAAGCGGGAGCCGTTGAAGTGCATGTGCGGATTACATCGCCGCCCTTCAAGAATCCTTGCTTCTACGGCATTGATACCCCAGACCGCCGCGATCTCATCGCGTCCTACAAGACCATTGCGGAAATGTGCGAAGAGATCAATGCCGATTCCTTGGCATTCTTGTCACCGGAGGGCTTAATCTCTTCCATCGGTGGTCACAACAAAGATGATTACAAAGGCGGGTTGTGCCTTTCCTGCTTCGATAACGATTACCCTACTCAGGTTGATTTTGGCGGGGCTGAAAAAGATGGGTGCAGCTGTTAG
- the purS gene encoding phosphoribosylformylglycinamidine synthase subunit PurS has product MLKATVYVTIKKSVLDPQGVAVQGALHSVGFQEVESLRIGKYMELTLDTDNRAEAEVRLKEMCEKLLANTVIEDYRYELED; this is encoded by the coding sequence ATGTTAAAAGCGACGGTATATGTCACCATTAAGAAAAGCGTTCTCGATCCACAAGGGGTAGCAGTTCAAGGAGCACTTCACTCGGTAGGATTCCAAGAAGTTGAAAGCTTGCGTATTGGGAAATATATGGAGCTGACTTTAGACACGGATAACCGTGCTGAAGCGGAAGTGCGTCTCAAGGAAATGTGCGAAAAGCTACTTGCCAACACGGTGATCGAGGATTACCGCTACGAATTGGAGGACTAA
- the purM gene encoding phosphoribosylformylglycinamidine cyclo-ligase, with protein sequence MSEAYKNAGVDIAAGNEAVERMKKHVKRTYRPEVMTDLGGFGALFGLNKDKYEEPVLVSGTDGVGTKLKIAFAADRHDTIGIDAVAMCVNDIVVQGAEPLFFLDYLACDKVVPEKIEAIVAGIAEGCHQAGCALIGGETAEMPGMYSEGEYDIAGFTVGVADKAKLVTGANIAAGDAVIGLASSGVHSNGFSLVRKLLLEQDGYGLNDVLPELGAPLVDVLLAPTKIYVKPLLALLEQLPVKGMAHITGGGFIENIPRVLPDGVDVEINYGSWPILPIFGLMQNKGNVSNRDMFTTFNMGIGLVLVVSAADGERALELLEASGEEAYIIGKVTEGERKVTFTGAEV encoded by the coding sequence GTGTCGGAAGCTTATAAAAACGCCGGAGTGGATATTGCGGCTGGTAACGAAGCGGTAGAACGCATGAAAAAGCACGTTAAACGTACTTACCGTCCAGAAGTAATGACGGATCTTGGTGGGTTCGGAGCGCTGTTTGGCCTCAATAAAGATAAATATGAAGAGCCAGTGCTCGTATCGGGAACCGATGGTGTAGGCACGAAGCTCAAAATCGCATTCGCGGCGGATCGCCATGACACGATTGGGATCGACGCTGTAGCTATGTGTGTGAACGACATTGTAGTGCAAGGCGCGGAGCCACTCTTTTTCCTCGACTATCTGGCTTGCGACAAAGTCGTGCCGGAGAAAATCGAAGCAATCGTAGCGGGAATCGCAGAAGGCTGTCACCAAGCAGGCTGTGCGCTCATCGGCGGCGAAACAGCTGAGATGCCGGGTATGTATTCGGAGGGTGAATATGATATCGCTGGATTCACAGTTGGCGTAGCTGATAAAGCGAAGCTGGTAACCGGCGCTAACATCGCAGCGGGAGACGCAGTGATTGGTCTCGCTTCTAGTGGTGTGCACAGCAACGGCTTCTCGCTGGTGCGTAAGCTTTTGCTGGAGCAAGATGGCTACGGTCTGAATGATGTGCTTCCAGAGCTTGGAGCTCCGCTTGTGGATGTACTTCTTGCACCAACAAAGATCTATGTAAAGCCTTTGCTGGCGCTGCTGGAGCAGCTTCCGGTAAAAGGAATGGCACACATTACAGGTGGCGGATTCATCGAGAATATCCCGCGCGTATTGCCTGACGGTGTAGATGTGGAGATTAATTACGGATCGTGGCCGATTTTGCCGATCTTCGGATTGATGCAGAACAAAGGAAACGTAAGCAACCGTGATATGTTTACTACTTTTAATATGGGAATCGGACTTGTTCTGGTAGTTAGTGCTGCTGATGGAGAACGTGCCCTTGAACTGCTCGAAGCTAGTGGGGAAGAGGCGTATATCATTGGTAAAGTGACAGAAGGGGAACGCAAAGTAACCTTTACTGGAGCTGAAGTGTGA
- the purN gene encoding phosphoribosylglycinamide formyltransferase produces MQLSRIAVFASGQGSNFAALIDAQRAGLLGDGNIELLVSDKPEAPVAKRAEDAGIPALLLRPKDFPSREDYEAEIVAELQRREIGLIVLAGYMRLITPVLLTPYAGRIINIHPSLLPAFAGKDAIQQALDYGVKLTGVTVHFVDGGMDTGPVIAQRSVVVLDNDTADSLAERIHKVEYELYPEVVGAFASGKVELSGRKTIIREK; encoded by the coding sequence ATGCAATTGAGTCGAATCGCTGTTTTTGCTTCCGGGCAAGGCAGTAATTTTGCTGCACTGATCGATGCACAGAGAGCGGGCTTGCTTGGTGATGGTAATATTGAGTTGCTAGTATCTGACAAGCCAGAGGCACCTGTAGCTAAGCGAGCGGAGGATGCGGGCATTCCCGCCCTCTTGCTGCGGCCAAAAGACTTCCCCAGCCGTGAAGACTATGAAGCAGAGATTGTGGCAGAGCTTCAACGACGGGAAATTGGACTGATTGTGCTGGCAGGTTACATGCGCCTCATTACACCTGTTCTACTGACGCCATATGCTGGACGAATTATTAACATTCACCCCTCGTTACTGCCAGCTTTTGCGGGAAAAGATGCGATCCAGCAAGCGCTGGATTATGGCGTGAAGCTAACGGGCGTTACTGTACATTTTGTCGATGGAGGCATGGATACCGGTCCAGTTATTGCTCAGCGCAGCGTAGTTGTGCTGGATAACGACACGGCGGATTCATTGGCGGAACGCATTCATAAGGTTGAATATGAGCTCTATCCCGAAGTGGTTGGCGCTTTTGCCAGCGGGAAAGTGGAACTGAGTGGAAGAAAGACGATTATCCGCGAAAAGTAA
- a CDS encoding phosphoribosylaminoimidazolesuccinocarboxamide synthase, which translates to MTLSAVSTAVELINAPLLYKGKVRELYDLGENVLIVVTDRISAFDYVLDPAVPEKGNVLNRLSAFWFGKTKELMENHVVHIDVDLLGDIVKDKEALRNRVMVVRKAERIDIECVVRGCITGGGWRQYQETGKVNGIELPKGLRKNALLTQPIFTPAAKNDVGHDEDIPFEKMQELIGADLALELQEKSLKLFSFAREYCAERGIILADCKFEFGLLDGKVILIDEIFTPDASRFWAKDKYALDIEIDSMDKEPVRTYLSASSWDKNSKPDPLPLEVVEETTRRYLDIYHRLTGKSL; encoded by the coding sequence ATGACATTGTCGGCCGTATCCACAGCCGTGGAACTTATCAATGCGCCGCTGCTCTATAAAGGGAAGGTTCGTGAGCTGTACGATTTAGGGGAGAATGTACTGATCGTCGTCACGGATCGGATATCTGCTTTTGACTATGTGCTGGACCCAGCGGTTCCTGAAAAGGGCAATGTGCTTAACCGTCTTAGTGCGTTCTGGTTTGGAAAGACCAAAGAGCTGATGGAGAATCATGTCGTTCATATCGATGTGGATCTGCTCGGAGACATCGTTAAGGACAAGGAGGCCCTCAGAAACCGTGTTATGGTGGTACGCAAAGCGGAGCGCATCGATATCGAATGTGTAGTGCGCGGTTGCATCACTGGCGGAGGCTGGAGACAATATCAAGAAACTGGAAAAGTGAATGGTATTGAGCTTCCTAAGGGTTTGCGCAAAAACGCGCTGCTGACTCAGCCGATCTTTACCCCTGCGGCTAAAAACGATGTAGGTCATGATGAGGATATTCCTTTTGAAAAGATGCAGGAGTTAATCGGTGCTGATCTAGCGCTTGAGCTACAGGAGAAAAGCTTGAAATTGTTCTCTTTTGCCAGAGAGTATTGTGCTGAGCGGGGAATCATTCTTGCAGATTGCAAATTCGAATTCGGCTTGCTGGATGGCAAGGTGATTTTGATTGATGAGATTTTTACGCCGGATGCTTCACGCTTCTGGGCTAAGGACAAATATGCTCTTGATATCGAAATTGATAGCATGGATAAAGAGCCTGTTCGTACGTATCTATCTGCATCCTCCTGGGATAAAAATAGCAAACCTGACCCGCTTCCACTAGAAGTAGTTGAAGAAACTACACGCCGTTATCTGGACATTTATCATCGTCTTACTGGCAAGTCTTTATAG
- the purL gene encoding phosphoribosylformylglycinamidine synthase subunit PurL: protein MTQQVSVKEPTAEQIAEQKIYSQFGVSDSEYELIKSFMGRLPNYTEIGVFSVMWSEHCAYKNSKPLLKRFPVTGPRVLMGPGEGAGIVDIGDNQAVVFKIESHNHPSAVEPFQGAATGVGGIIRDIFSMGSRPIALLNSLRFGKLESDRVKYLFEHVVSGIAGYGNCIGIPTVGGEIMFDDSYDGNPLVNAMCVGLIDHDKIQRGVAKGVGNPVFYVGPPTGRDGIHGATFASVELSEESEAKRTAVQVGDPFMEKLVMESCLELIDSGIVVGIQDMGAAGLTCSSAEMASKAGNGLELYLDQVPQREEGMTPYEMMLSESQERMLFVVEPKDEAQAQEIFDRWGVICCKVGKVTDDGRLKLYHHGEVVGDMPVTALVDECPVYNKPSEVPAYYIANEKVDTLRYEEVTDLGGALRTVLGSPTVASKAWVYNQYDYMVRTSTAVRPGSDAAVVTIHGTRKALAMTTDCNGRYVHLDPEVGGRIAVSEAARNIVCSGAEPLAITDNLNFGNPEKPDVFWQMERAVDGMAEACRVLDTPVIGGNVSLYNENTTGSIYPTPVVGMVGLVTDTDHITTQGFKQEGDSILLLGVTKAELGGSEFQYAVHGVTEGRPPALDLATEKKLLSAVLTSIRGGLVRSAHDLSEGGLAVALAESCISGGVGANVELSAGGLRSDVALFSESQSRIVLTAAPDRTEELKAAIAASGVPVEIIGTVGGDRLRVNLDGKSALDEAVAELKHVWEDAIPCLMK, encoded by the coding sequence ATGACGCAGCAAGTATCCGTTAAGGAACCGACCGCAGAACAGATCGCAGAGCAGAAAATTTACAGCCAATTCGGTGTGTCGGACAGCGAATATGAGCTCATCAAGTCTTTTATGGGACGCTTGCCCAATTATACTGAAATCGGCGTATTCAGCGTAATGTGGTCCGAGCACTGTGCGTACAAGAACTCTAAGCCATTGTTGAAACGTTTCCCAGTTACTGGACCACGTGTCCTGATGGGACCCGGCGAGGGTGCAGGGATTGTTGATATCGGAGATAATCAAGCGGTTGTATTCAAAATCGAAAGTCATAACCACCCGTCAGCTGTAGAACCTTTCCAAGGTGCGGCAACAGGTGTGGGCGGTATTATTCGTGATATTTTCTCCATGGGCTCTAGACCCATCGCACTGCTGAACTCCTTGCGTTTTGGCAAGCTGGAAAGTGATCGCGTTAAATATTTGTTCGAGCATGTAGTGTCTGGTATTGCAGGTTATGGTAACTGTATCGGGATTCCAACCGTGGGCGGAGAAATCATGTTTGATGATAGCTATGACGGCAACCCGCTTGTTAACGCAATGTGTGTGGGCCTTATCGATCATGACAAAATCCAACGCGGTGTAGCTAAAGGTGTAGGTAATCCAGTTTTCTACGTAGGTCCTCCTACAGGACGTGATGGAATTCATGGGGCTACTTTTGCATCTGTTGAACTTAGTGAGGAATCAGAAGCTAAACGTACAGCTGTACAGGTCGGCGATCCATTTATGGAAAAGCTCGTAATGGAATCTTGTTTAGAGTTGATCGACAGCGGCATCGTTGTTGGGATTCAGGATATGGGCGCTGCTGGTCTTACTTGCTCTAGTGCGGAAATGGCCAGTAAAGCAGGCAATGGTCTGGAGCTGTATCTTGATCAGGTGCCACAACGGGAAGAGGGCATGACCCCTTACGAAATGATGCTTTCGGAATCGCAAGAACGGATGTTGTTCGTAGTAGAACCGAAGGATGAAGCTCAGGCGCAAGAGATTTTTGATCGCTGGGGTGTAATCTGCTGTAAGGTCGGTAAAGTTACGGATGACGGTCGCTTGAAGCTGTATCATCACGGTGAGGTTGTTGGTGACATGCCAGTAACAGCGCTCGTGGATGAGTGCCCAGTATATAACAAGCCTTCTGAGGTTCCAGCTTACTATATTGCGAATGAAAAGGTAGATACCCTTCGTTACGAGGAAGTTACGGATTTGGGCGGCGCACTACGTACTGTGCTTGGATCACCAACCGTAGCAAGTAAAGCATGGGTATACAATCAATACGATTACATGGTACGGACTAGCACAGCTGTACGTCCTGGATCTGACGCGGCTGTAGTTACTATTCATGGTACTCGTAAAGCACTTGCGATGACTACAGACTGTAATGGTCGTTATGTTCATCTTGATCCTGAAGTGGGTGGACGTATTGCAGTCAGCGAGGCTGCACGTAACATCGTTTGTTCCGGTGCTGAACCGTTGGCGATTACCGATAACCTAAACTTCGGAAACCCTGAGAAGCCTGATGTATTCTGGCAAATGGAGCGCGCGGTTGATGGTATGGCCGAAGCTTGTCGTGTGCTGGATACTCCGGTTATCGGCGGGAATGTCAGTCTATATAACGAAAATACTACGGGATCCATCTACCCAACGCCGGTTGTCGGCATGGTTGGTTTAGTAACGGATACGGATCATATTACGACTCAAGGCTTCAAGCAAGAAGGAGATTCTATTCTTCTGCTAGGAGTGACTAAGGCTGAGCTTGGCGGTAGTGAATTCCAATACGCCGTTCATGGTGTAACCGAAGGTCGTCCTCCAGCTTTGGATTTGGCTACTGAGAAAAAACTACTGAGCGCAGTGCTTACCTCGATTCGCGGCGGTCTAGTGCGTTCGGCACATGACTTGTCCGAAGGTGGTCTTGCCGTAGCACTTGCAGAGAGCTGTATCAGCGGTGGCGTTGGTGCGAACGTTGAGCTTTCGGCGGGTGGACTTAGATCTGATGTCGCGTTGTTCAGTGAGAGCCAATCACGTATCGTGCTGACAGCTGCACCTGATCGTACGGAAGAGCTGAAAGCAGCGATTGCTGCTAGCGGGGTTCCAGTAGAAATTATCGGAACTGTAGGTGGAGACAGACTACGCGTAAATCTGGACGGCAAGTCCGCACTAGATGAAGCAGTAGCAGAATTGAAGCACGTTTGGGAGGATGCTATTCCATGTCTTATGAAATAA
- the purQ gene encoding phosphoribosylformylglycinamidine synthase subunit PurQ: MKFAVLVFPGSNCDIDCYKAVEDTLGEPVDYVWHTATDLSAYDCILVPGGFSYGDYLRCGAISRFAPVMAEVAKAAEQGKFVLGICNGFQILTEAGLLPGALRRNMSMKFRCHDTVLKVVNNETPFTIDYAKDEEIIIPIAHGEGNYYCDEETLAELQANNQIIFTYSDNPNGSVADIAGVSNVQGNVVGMMPHPERAANSLFGSEDGKRMFTSILKTWRDRHDAASIR, translated from the coding sequence ATGAAATTTGCTGTACTTGTCTTCCCAGGTTCCAACTGTGATATTGATTGCTACAAGGCGGTAGAGGACACTCTCGGCGAACCAGTCGATTACGTATGGCATACAGCGACAGATTTGTCGGCGTATGATTGTATTTTGGTTCCAGGCGGATTCTCATATGGTGATTACCTGCGCTGCGGTGCGATTTCAAGATTTGCTCCTGTTATGGCTGAAGTAGCTAAAGCGGCAGAGCAAGGTAAATTCGTGCTAGGCATTTGCAACGGGTTCCAAATTCTTACTGAAGCTGGTTTGTTGCCAGGTGCGCTGCGTCGTAACATGTCAATGAAGTTCCGCTGTCATGATACGGTGCTTAAGGTTGTTAATAATGAAACCCCATTTACTATTGACTATGCTAAGGATGAAGAGATCATTATCCCAATTGCTCACGGTGAAGGTAACTACTACTGTGATGAAGAGACATTGGCAGAACTGCAAGCTAACAATCAGATTATATTCACGTATAGCGATAATCCTAACGGATCTGTAGCTGATATTGCGGGTGTTAGTAACGTACAAGGTAATGTTGTCGGCATGATGCCTCACCCTGAGCGTGCAGCTAACAGCTTGTTCGGATCAGAAGATGGCAAACGGATGTTCACATCTATACTGAAGACTTGGAGGGATCGTCATGACGCAGCAAGTATCCGTTAA
- the purH gene encoding bifunctional phosphoribosylaminoimidazolecarboxamide formyltransferase/IMP cyclohydrolase → MSIKRALVSVSDKQGIVDFCRELSALGVEIISTGGTSTLLAKEGVPVIGISDVTGFPEIMDGRVKTLHPAVHSGLLAVRDNEEHTRQMKELGLDYIDLVVVNLYPFAETIAKPDVSYEEAIENIDIGGPTMLRSAAKNHAFVSVVVDASDYASVLEEVRAGGDTTLETRKRLAAKVFRHTAAYDALISDYLANVTGEPLPERYTVTYEKIQDLRYGENPHQKAAFYRKPLAALDTLTAAEQLHGKELSYNNINDANAALQIVKEFEEPAVVAVKHMNPCGVGVGESVYEAYQKAYNADPTSIFGGIVAANRIIDEDTSNLLKDIFLEIVLAPGFTNEALEILTKKKNLRLLKIGNLSAASARKSSFVVTSIDGGMVVQESDVHSVNPDELQVVTDRKPTEEELKQLLFGWKVVKHVKSNAIVLAADDMTVGVGAGQMNRVGAAKIAIEQAGEKSKGAILASDAFFPMGDTLEMAAKAGITAVIQPGGSIKDEESIKVANEYGIAMVFTGVRHFKH, encoded by the coding sequence GTGAGTATCAAAAGAGCGTTAGTCAGCGTATCGGATAAACAAGGCATCGTGGATTTTTGCCGCGAGTTGTCTGCATTAGGCGTAGAAATTATCTCCACAGGTGGAACAAGCACGCTTTTGGCTAAAGAAGGTGTTCCAGTCATCGGTATTTCCGATGTGACAGGATTCCCAGAAATCATGGACGGACGTGTCAAAACCTTGCACCCTGCTGTACACAGCGGATTGCTTGCGGTTCGTGATAACGAGGAACACACGCGTCAAATGAAAGAGCTTGGGCTGGACTATATCGATCTGGTCGTTGTGAATTTGTATCCGTTCGCGGAAACTATCGCAAAACCTGACGTATCCTACGAGGAAGCGATCGAGAATATCGATATTGGCGGACCGACGATGCTGCGTTCTGCGGCCAAGAACCATGCTTTTGTGAGCGTAGTGGTAGATGCTAGTGACTATGCTTCTGTACTTGAAGAGGTTCGCGCAGGTGGAGATACAACGCTTGAAACACGCAAACGTCTTGCGGCAAAAGTGTTCCGTCATACGGCGGCTTACGATGCCTTGATTTCCGATTATTTGGCTAACGTTACTGGCGAGCCTCTTCCAGAGCGCTACACCGTGACTTATGAGAAAATTCAGGATCTGCGCTATGGCGAGAATCCGCATCAAAAAGCGGCTTTCTATCGCAAGCCATTGGCGGCACTAGATACACTCACTGCGGCTGAGCAATTGCATGGCAAAGAGTTGTCTTATAACAATATCAATGATGCTAACGCAGCACTGCAAATCGTGAAGGAATTCGAAGAGCCTGCTGTCGTAGCGGTTAAACATATGAACCCTTGTGGTGTAGGCGTAGGTGAAAGTGTATACGAAGCTTATCAAAAAGCTTACAACGCAGACCCAACCTCTATCTTTGGGGGAATTGTAGCAGCTAACCGCATTATCGATGAGGATACTTCTAATCTGCTGAAAGATATTTTCCTCGAGATCGTATTAGCACCAGGCTTTACGAATGAAGCGTTGGAAATCCTTACGAAGAAAAAGAATCTTCGTTTGCTCAAAATCGGCAATCTTAGCGCGGCTAGTGCACGTAAGAGCAGCTTTGTAGTGACCTCCATTGATGGAGGTATGGTTGTACAGGAGAGCGATGTGCATTCTGTAAATCCAGATGAGCTACAAGTCGTTACTGACCGTAAACCAACGGAAGAAGAATTGAAACAGCTGTTGTTCGGATGGAAAGTAGTTAAGCATGTGAAATCTAATGCGATTGTGCTGGCTGCTGATGATATGACCGTCGGCGTTGGTGCTGGACAGATGAACCGTGTGGGTGCAGCTAAAATTGCAATCGAACAAGCTGGTGAAAAATCAAAAGGAGCCATACTCGCTTCTGACGCGTTCTTCCCAATGGGAGATACGCTTGAAATGGCAGCAAAAGCTGGCATCACTGCTGTGATTCAGCCAGGTGGCTCCATTAAAGACGAAGAATCGATTAAGGTCGCTAATGAGTATGGTATTGCTATGGTCTTCACAGGCGTCCGTCACTTCAAACACTAG